The Tenebrio molitor chromosome 2, icTenMoli1.1, whole genome shotgun sequence DNA segment ACGCCAAGGCTCTTGTAATCCAGCGATACATGAGAGGATATTTGGCTAGAAAACGGTGTCAAGCCAAGAAGAGACATATTGTAATATGTCAAGCCGCGATTCGTCGATTTTTGGCTCGTAGACAGTACAAGAAACTCAAAATTGAAGCGAGATCGATCGAACATGTCAAGAAGCTCAATAAGGGATTGGAAAATAAGATAATTAGTCTCCAACAGAAGGTCGATGATATCACAAAGAACCACGCGGAGTTAATTAGTTACAAGAACGAAGCCAACGAACTAAAGTGAGTGCGCTTGATCATTTGAGATTTTTCTTAATTGGTTGTTTGTTACAGGAATAAATTAACAGCGTTCAGGGCGATGGAAATTGAAATCAAAAACTTGAATGCTCTCCTTTTGGAGAAGAACAAAACGATTGGTAAATTAGAGGAGGAGATTAAATTAGAAAGGGAGGAGAAAATGGATTTGATCCACGAACAAGAGAAGTATAGGGAAGAGACGGAGAAGCAGCAACAGCTGTGGGATCAAGAAACGACAAAGTTGAGGAAAGAGTTGGACAACATCAATGAGATAGTAAAGATGAATCAGAAAGGCGCCGAGGAGAATCTTAAAGTGAGGTTGGAGGAAGAGAAGATGTTGATTTTGAACGAACAAGACAGCGATCGGCAAGCTTACCAGAAGCTTCTACAGGAGTATCATTGTTTGGAGCAGCACTGTGAAGATTTGGAAAAACAGTTGAACAATCAGAGTCACCATCAGAGTTCGCACAAGAGGAATGTGAGTGATCTTAGCAGTATTGACAGTTTTGTGATCAGCGGCGACTTGCCGGAAGACCACGGGTACGGTTCTGTGAGGTCTACAACTAGTTCCGGTTCGCAGAGGGAAAAACTGGAGAACATCGACTGGAAATGTGAAGGTAAGGTTTGCGCGAAAAGGGAAATAATCTTCACGTCGTTATCAGCTTTTTAGTATtgtgtataaaaaaaacaatgacaTTTCTGATAACGGTTTACTGCATTGCTTCCAATTTTAATCTTATCAGTTTGAATCAGGTCGTCATCTTTAAAGTGATTATTGTTTAGGAACTGTGGAAAGTCAGACTCCTAGCACCAGCAGCAGTGACACCAAGCATGAATCGGAAAACAACAAAGTGGACGTCGGTTTGGTTCTCAAACTGCAACACAAACTCGCCGAAGTAGAGAGGGAGAAAGTGCGCATGCAGAAGCGTCTCGACGAGCTGGATATGTCACCGAGGACCGAAAAGGCGGAGAACGCAGCGCGTGATTCAATCAGAATTTCCGAACTGGAACTAGTCAATTCGAATTTGAAGGcgcaagttatggagctacaAAACAGCATACTCGAAGGAACTGGAAGCTCAAAAATACACGAACAGTTGCAGTTGATGCAGAGTGAACAGGACAGAAAAACCGAAGAGATTGTACAACTGAAGAGTGTTTTGGCGAACCAGACCAACAATATGAAGTCGATCGTCAACTCGAACAACACGATCGGTGATTTGTGTTTATTTGGATGTGGACTTTTTCTGATAGTTTTGTTGCAGGAGCGTACATTAATGAAGATGGAGAGTTGGCTTTGGCCTATGAGACGCAGAAAACGATCAACAAACAACTCGAGTTGGAATTGCAGGACGAAAAGTCTAAATATAAGGCGCACGAAAGAGAATATAAACTTGAAATCGAGAAATTGCGGGAGGACAACGAAAGGCAACAAAGACTGTTATCAGCGAATTTGACCAACACACCCCAAACTCAAAGCGAGGCTTTCATGCAACACGAAATTACACGATTAACGACTGAAAATCTCGACTTGCACGACAAGAACGACACGTTAGCCGAAAGCGTGCGCAAGCtgaaaaaacaagtgaaactGATGGCGAAGAAGTTGAAGGAAGCTGGACTTGATCTGGACGACACAATTCCAGACGTCGACAACGAACCCAAAACGAACGTAAACAAACACACTAGAGCGTTGCCTTCGATACGGAAGAAAGAGAGGGACTATTTAGGCATGTTCTCGTATCCCAGCGGTGAAGAAAACACACTAACGAAGCAACTGGTTATCGGTGAGTGcggtttttgttattttgtctCTATTTTCAAACATGATGGATTTTAGAACTGAAACCTAGAACTGCCGTAACCTTGCTGCCTGGTCTGCCAGCCTACATAATCTTCATGTGCATACGGCACACAGATTACGTTAACGACGAAGACAAGGTCAAAGCCTTGTTGTCCGCTTTTACCAATTCTGTGAAAAAAGTGATCAGAAAGCGCCACGAAGACTTCGAATCGACTGTGTTGTGGCTTTCTAACACTCTGAGGTTGCTCCACAATATGAAACAGTACAGCGGAGACCGCGCCTTCCAGCAGAAGAACACACCAAAACAGAACGACCAATGTTTGCGGAACTTCGATTTGTCCGAATACAGACAAGTTCTTTCCGACATTGCTGTCTGGATATACCAGGGATTGATACGGAACTTCGCCGAGAAGGTGCAACCTCTGATAGTACCGGCAATTCTAGAACACGAAGAAATTCCGGGTATCAGCGGCAACAAACCTAGCGGCTTCAGGGGGAGGAGCAGCAGCGTGGCCACTAGTCCGGAAGCTAATCAAAAACCCACGACTGCTCTGCTGCAAGAGTTAACAAACCATCACAAAGTAATCCGGTAGAGGTACGAGATTgggcaaaaattaaattcacatTTGTAGATTCTGACATTCTACGGTGTCGACCCGGAAGTTATTTctcaaatattcaaacaaATCTTCTACTTTTTGTGCGCTTCCAGTTTGAACAATCTCCTGTTGCGCAAAGAGTTGTGTCATTGGTCCAAAGGCTTCCAGATTCGGCACAATTTGTCGCACTTCGAGATGTGGACTCGAGAGAAAAATCTCGACGTACgtataaatgtaaatacatTTGTCTAGGATTGCGAATTGACAATTCGTTTTCAGGAGGGATCGATACAAGGTACTTTACAGCCTATAATTCAAGCTGCCCATTTGTTACAAGCGCGGAAAACCGAAGAAGATGTGGTCAGTGTGTGTGACATGTGCAGTTCGCTGACGCCGTTGCAGATTTGCAAAATACTTAACTTGTACACTCCCGTGGACGAGTTTGAACAGAGAGTTCCGGTGTCGTTTATCAGAAAGGTGCAGGCGAAACTGCAAGAGAGAACTCAAGGTCAAGAACAACAGGTACGTATCATTTTTGTGTTTGGTGCATAAGCTTAAGCTATTTTTGCAGGCGCTGTTGATGGatgtaaaatacaacttccccgTACGGTTTCCGTTCAATCCATCGGTGATATGTCTAGAAGATATCGAGGTTCCAGAAGTACTGAAATTGCCTATGTTAGAAAAGAtataaacacaattttatcctaagaaaatattttaaatattgtataGATCATTAGCTAGAAGAAGTATTCGTCGGTTTGCAGAACGCAGTTTTCGTTGGTTCGGATTTCCGTTAAAGAACAATTGCCCTGTACATAAAATATACTTGATTACTTCGTAATTTGCCACTCAAGGTCATTGTTACGTATTGCTTAAGGAAACTAATAGTTATGTAAGCGTAGTATTTTTCACGGAAAACTGCCCGATGCAAACTTTTCATGACTACCACTGTCAGCTGCAAATCCTCTGTAGGTGACGTTAGGTTGAcggtacatatttttttagaagCATTCCTTTTTATATTGTGATTATAGAATTATTGTGCCTCTTTTCTgattgtattatttatttattattttttgtacatatttcttatttttgtaTAAAGCGGTGCCATTCTGTTTTGAAATTACGTGACTATGTGACATTTTACATTACATATTGaagtcaattttaaaaaatttgtgcTGTACTATATCAttgttgtaaattaaaaagcaaTAGTGCAAGCGAACTGTTAGCGGAGATACTGAGAATGTGATTGAATTGCATTAGTAAtttgatt contains these protein-coding regions:
- the didum gene encoding unconventional myosin-Va isoform X1, with protein sequence MTTLELYTKGAKVWIPHPEKVWEGAELQEDYKTNKTTLEVLTENNDKKTVNIKSEADLPFLRNPTILVGENDLTSLSYLHEPAVLYNLQVRFCQNRYIYTYCGIVLVAINPYDDLPIYDVDTIQTYRGQAMGDLDPHIFAVAEEAYTKLEREQRDQSIIVSGESGAGKTVSAKYAMRYFATVGGSATETQIEKKVLASSPIMEAIGNAKTTRNDNSSRFGKFIELQFNKQFHISGASMRTYLLEKSRVVFQAPDERNYHIFYQLCSARDQLPHLHLTHQDNFHYLNQGESPNVDGMDDFETFEETLNALNLLGFKKSEQNDMFKVLASVLHLGNIKFVESIISAENEQDQEGCSILDTDKHLKILAELLEIDLEEMQQWLCTRKIVSMREIFLKPMTVEDARAARDALAKHIYAGLFNWIVLVINKALESDIPRHKFIGVLDIYGFETFEINSFEQFCINYANEKLQQQFNLHVFKLEQEEYIKEGIEWKMIDFYDNQPCIDLIETKLGILDLLDEECRMPKGTDGSWTEKLYSKCMKYSHFGKARFGTSAFTINHFADKVQYESNGFLEKNRDTVIEEQISVVKKSKNDLVRRLFVDESQKLAVPGAKLKVISAKPPPSTQKTHKKSVGSQFRDSLNMLMTTLNATTPHYVRCIKPNDSKAAFEYNPKRAVQQLRACGVLETIRISAAGFPSRWTYVDFFYRYRVLCKFKDIKRNDMQLTCQNILKQYIKNADMFQFGKTKIFFRAGQVAYLEKLRSDKLKACCIMMQKTIRSFIWRKKYLRIKRCAINIQRYGRGYLARILAQKLRRERAAKTLQRYIRGWVKRVQYQRLKWCIIGIQRYSRGYLARLRYLQLRYNAKALVIQRYMRGYLARKRCQAKKRHIVICQAAIRRFLARRQYKKLKIEARSIEHVKKLNKGLENKIISLQQKVDDITKNHAELISYKNEANELKNKLTAFRAMEIEIKNLNALLLEKNKTIGKLEEEIKLEREEKMDLIHEQEKYREETEKQQQLWDQETTKLRKELDNINEIVKMNQKGAEENLKVRLEEEKMLILNEQDSDRQAYQKLLQEYHCLEQHCEDLEKQLNNQSHHQSSHKRNVSDLSSIDSFVISGDLPEDHGYGSVRSTTSSGSQREKLENIDWKCEGTVESQTPSTSSSDTKHESENNKVDVGLVLKLQHKLAEVEREKVRMQKRLDELDMSPRTEKAENAARDSIRISELELVNSNLKAQVMELQNSILEGTGSSKIHEQLQLMQSEQDRKTEEIVQLKSVLANQTNNMKSIVNSNNTIGAYINEDGELALAYETQKTINKQLELELQDEKSKYKAHEREYKLEIEKLREDNERQQRLLSANLTNTPQTQSEAFMQHEITRLTTENLDLHDKNDTLAESVRKLKKQVKLMAKKLKEAGLDLDDTIPDVDNEPKTNVNKHTRALPSIRKKERDYLGMFSYPSGEENTLTKQLVIELKPRTAVTLLPGLPAYIIFMCIRHTDYVNDEDKVKALLSAFTNSVKKVIRKRHEDFESTVLWLSNTLRLLHNMKQYSGDRAFQQKNTPKQNDQCLRNFDLSEYRQVLSDIAVWIYQGLIRNFAEKVQPLIVPAILEHEEIPGISGNKPSGFRGRSSSVATSPEANQKPTTALLQELTNHHKILTFYGVDPEVISQIFKQIFYFLCASSLNNLLLRKELCHWSKGFQIRHNLSHFEMWTREKNLDEGSIQGTLQPIIQAAHLLQARKTEEDVVSVCDMCSSLTPLQICKILNLYTPVDEFEQRVPVSFIRKVQAKLQERTQGQEQQALLMDVKYNFPVRFPFNPSVICLEDIEVPEVLKLPMLEKI
- the didum gene encoding unconventional myosin-Va isoform X2, which gives rise to MQGAKVWIPHPEKVWEGAELQEDYKTNKTTLEVLTENNDKKTVNIKSEADLPFLRNPTILVGENDLTSLSYLHEPAVLYNLQVRFCQNRYIYTYCGIVLVAINPYDDLPIYDVDTIQTYRGQAMGDLDPHIFAVAEEAYTKLEREQRDQSIIVSGESGAGKTVSAKYAMRYFATVGGSATETQIEKKVLASSPIMEAIGNAKTTRNDNSSRFGKFIELQFNKQFHISGASMRTYLLEKSRVVFQAPDERNYHIFYQLCSARDQLPHLHLTHQDNFHYLNQGESPNVDGMDDFETFEETLNALNLLGFKKSEQNDMFKVLASVLHLGNIKFVESIISAENEQDQEGCSILDTDKHLKILAELLEIDLEEMQQWLCTRKIVSMREIFLKPMTVEDARAARDALAKHIYAGLFNWIVLVINKALESDIPRHKFIGVLDIYGFETFEINSFEQFCINYANEKLQQQFNLHVFKLEQEEYIKEGIEWKMIDFYDNQPCIDLIETKLGILDLLDEECRMPKGTDGSWTEKLYSKCMKYSHFGKARFGTSAFTINHFADKVQYESNGFLEKNRDTVIEEQISVVKKSKNDLVRRLFVDESQKLAVPGAKLKVISAKPPPSTQKTHKKSVGSQFRDSLNMLMTTLNATTPHYVRCIKPNDSKAAFEYNPKRAVQQLRACGVLETIRISAAGFPSRWTYVDFFYRYRVLCKFKDIKRNDMQLTCQNILKQYIKNADMFQFGKTKIFFRAGQVAYLEKLRSDKLKACCIMMQKTIRSFIWRKKYLRIKRCAINIQRYGRGYLARILAQKLRRERAAKTLQRYIRGWVKRVQYQRLKWCIIGIQRYSRGYLARLRYLQLRYNAKALVIQRYMRGYLARKRCQAKKRHIVICQAAIRRFLARRQYKKLKIEARSIEHVKKLNKGLENKIISLQQKVDDITKNHAELISYKNEANELKNKLTAFRAMEIEIKNLNALLLEKNKTIGKLEEEIKLEREEKMDLIHEQEKYREETEKQQQLWDQETTKLRKELDNINEIVKMNQKGAEENLKVRLEEEKMLILNEQDSDRQAYQKLLQEYHCLEQHCEDLEKQLNNQSHHQSSHKRNVSDLSSIDSFVISGDLPEDHGYGSVRSTTSSGSQREKLENIDWKCEGTVESQTPSTSSSDTKHESENNKVDVGLVLKLQHKLAEVEREKVRMQKRLDELDMSPRTEKAENAARDSIRISELELVNSNLKAQVMELQNSILEGTGSSKIHEQLQLMQSEQDRKTEEIVQLKSVLANQTNNMKSIVNSNNTIGAYINEDGELALAYETQKTINKQLELELQDEKSKYKAHEREYKLEIEKLREDNERQQRLLSANLTNTPQTQSEAFMQHEITRLTTENLDLHDKNDTLAESVRKLKKQVKLMAKKLKEAGLDLDDTIPDVDNEPKTNVNKHTRALPSIRKKERDYLGMFSYPSGEENTLTKQLVIELKPRTAVTLLPGLPAYIIFMCIRHTDYVNDEDKVKALLSAFTNSVKKVIRKRHEDFESTVLWLSNTLRLLHNMKQYSGDRAFQQKNTPKQNDQCLRNFDLSEYRQVLSDIAVWIYQGLIRNFAEKVQPLIVPAILEHEEIPGISGNKPSGFRGRSSSVATSPEANQKPTTALLQELTNHHKILTFYGVDPEVISQIFKQIFYFLCASSLNNLLLRKELCHWSKGFQIRHNLSHFEMWTREKNLDEGSIQGTLQPIIQAAHLLQARKTEEDVVSVCDMCSSLTPLQICKILNLYTPVDEFEQRVPVSFIRKVQAKLQERTQGQEQQALLMDVKYNFPVRFPFNPSVICLEDIEVPEVLKLPMLEKI